Part of the Nitrosophilus alvini genome, CTTGCTATATCCATCTCTTTTTTCGAAGGGGGCTGAACCGTTATAACGGAAATGGTTCCTTTTTTGCACCCAATGACTGCTTCATTGTCCGAAATATCAAGAATTACTCCGGGTCTGTTTTGACTTTCGGTTTCGACAAGTCTTATCTTTTTAAGTTTGAGGCCGCTGTTTGTATAGATACCGGGCCAGGATATAAAGGCTCTGTATCTGTTGTATATATCCAAAGCTGAATCGAAAGAGACAAGTCCATCGCTTTTGTTTATCTTTTTACAATACGACGCATCAACATCGTTCTGAGATAGTGGTTTTATCTCATCAAAATTTCTCAAAACTGTAGGCGTAAGCTCGGCAGCACATTCAGAAAGCTTTTCAAAAAGAGTCAGGGCATTGTCCTCTTCTCCTATTTTCTCATATCTGTACGCCAGGATATCTCCCGTATCGAGCCCTTCATCCATAAGCATAGCTGTAACTCCCGTAATTTCATCACTGTTTAAAAGAGCCTGCTGTATAGGGCTGGCTCCTCTGTATTTGGGCAATAATGAAGCATGAAGATTTATACAAGGAGCAATATCTAGTATATTTTTGGGCAGTATCTGTCCATATGCTGCAACTACGATAAAATCAGGTGAAATATCTTTTAATATCTCTTCGCTGTTATCACCTTTTAGGGAGTGTGGCTGATATATTTTCATACCTGGATGAGCTTGCAAAAGAAATTTTTTCACATCCGGGGGAGTGAGTATCTTTTTTCTCCCTACAGGCTTGTCCGGCTGTGTAAAAACCGCCGCTACATCCATATCCGGCATTTCAAAAAGTTTTTTCAAAATTTTTGTTGCGTAATCAGGAGTTCCCATAAAAACAATACGCATCGTTCTCCTTTTTTGTTCGTGACTCGTAATTGGTGACTCGTGATTCGTGACTGGTTTTATCTCACACTCACACTCACACCCACACTCACACCAATACTAACACTCAAAAAGCGTTCCGCCCCTGTGTTCACCTTTTAGCAGAAAACTTTTCACATCACTCAGGTCAAATCCACTTGCAAGAAAAACCTTGCGTCCATGCTTCAACAGAAAATCGGCAGCTTTCAGTTTTGTTACTATACCGCCTGTAGCAAATCTGTAATTGGGAGTATATTCACATTCAAGCTCTTTAGGATCTATATGGCTTACAACTTTTTGCAGTTTTGCATCAGGATATTTTTTAGGATCTTTGTCATAATATCCATCTATATCGGATAGGATTACCAGCATTTGGGCATCAAAATAGTATGCAACATGCGCTGAGAGCTGATCATTATCTCCGAAAACAAGCTCTTCCGTCGCAGTAACGTCGTTTTCATTTATAATAGGTATAACCCTGTTTTTCAAAAGCACTTCAATGGCATTTCTTGCATACGCAGTCCTCTTTCTTGAGTCAAAATCATCTGCAGTCAAAAGAACCTGTGCACAGACAATACCGTGTTTTTCAAACTTCTTCTGATAACTCTTCATTAAAAAAGGCTGACCTATGGCCGCAAGGGCCTGTCTGTTTGCTATCAGTTTTTTGTCCAGTTTCACTCTCGTATATCCTGCCGCTACGGCTCCAGAACTTACAAGGATAATCTCGAAGTTTTGTGCCGCTTCAGAAAGGAAATCCACAAGTTTCTGCATACGCTCCCTGGCAAGCCTGTTGTTTTCGGTCAATACTGCACTTCCTACTTTTACAACGATTCTTTTCAACTTTTCTCTCCGATTTTTACAAGGTCATAAAGTGCAAACATCAATGGCCTTATATTTATATTCGATACGGAGGATATAGGAAACACAAAATAGGGTTTGGATTTTTCCAAATGTTCTGTCTCCTGTATAAAATATCTGTATCTTTCATCAAGTCCGTATCTGTTTTCGCCTCCCGGTTCAAGTCCTATATCTTTTATAAACTTCTCAATCTTTTCGTTTGCTTCCGCCTCATCAAATGCATCTACTTTTGTCAAAGCTATTGCGAACTCTCTCTTGCTAAGTCTTTCAGAAAATTTTTTTAGCTCTTTTTTCAAAATTTCATACTGCTTAAAAGGCTCTCTGTAACTTGCAAGATCTATCATAAAAAGAAGGGATTTAGTCCTCTCTATATGCTTTAAAAACCGCAGTCCCAGTCCTTTCCCTTCGCTGGCTCCGCCTATAATACCCGGAATATCGGCCATAACAAATGATTTGTATTCATCTATACTTACAACTCCCAGTTTCGGTGTAAGTGTCGTAAACTCATAATTTGCAATTTCAGGTCTGGCATTTGATACCACGGATATGAGTGTAGATTTTCCGGCATTAGGAAATCCTACAAGACCCACATCAGCAATTAGTTTGAGTTCTAGTCTTATCTTTCTAGTCTTTCCGGGAAGTCCCGGTTGTGCATAAGTGGGCTTCTGGTTTGATGCGGACCTGAAGTGCCAGTTTCCAAGCCCTCCTTTGCCGCCTTCAAGAAATTTTACCTTTTGACCGTCTTCGGTCAGATCCAGAAGCAGTTCACCTGTTTCGGCATCTCTGACTTCCGTTCCCGGAGGAACTATCAACACAAGAGGCCTGCCGTTTTTTCCATGCTTTTTTCTTCCTTCGCCAGGCTTTCCGTTTTCAGCTTTGAGTACCTTTTTCCCTTTAAAGTGTGAAAGAGTATGGGTATTTTTATCCACTACAAAATATACGTCTCCTCCCTTCCCTCCGTCACCGCCGTCGGGTCCTCCTTTTGGAATGAATTTTTCTCTTCGAAAGGAGACGGCGCCGGCTCCGCCTTTACCTGAACTTACTGTCAATTCTACACTGTCAACAAACATAAATATCCTTGGGAAATTAAAAATTTATCAATCACTATTATCCAAATACGAAATTATTATATAGAAAAATGGTTAAATACCATATTTAATAAAAAAGATTTTGCGGAGATTTTCAAATATTCGGA contains:
- the fmt gene encoding methionyl-tRNA formyltransferase, giving the protein MRIVFMGTPDYATKILKKLFEMPDMDVAAVFTQPDKPVGRKKILTPPDVKKFLLQAHPGMKIYQPHSLKGDNSEEILKDISPDFIVVAAYGQILPKNILDIAPCINLHASLLPKYRGASPIQQALLNSDEITGVTAMLMDEGLDTGDILAYRYEKIGEEDNALTLFEKLSECAAELTPTVLRNFDEIKPLSQNDVDASYCKKINKSDGLVSFDSALDIYNRYRAFISWPGIYTNSGLKLKKIRLVETESQNRPGVILDISDNEAVIGCKKGTISVITVQPPSKKEMDIASFIRGRRLKVGDCLV
- the proB gene encoding glutamate 5-kinase, with amino-acid sequence MKRIVVKVGSAVLTENNRLARERMQKLVDFLSEAAQNFEIILVSSGAVAAGYTRVKLDKKLIANRQALAAIGQPFLMKSYQKKFEKHGIVCAQVLLTADDFDSRKRTAYARNAIEVLLKNRVIPIINENDVTATEELVFGDNDQLSAHVAYYFDAQMLVILSDIDGYYDKDPKKYPDAKLQKVVSHIDPKELECEYTPNYRFATGGIVTKLKAADFLLKHGRKVFLASGFDLSDVKSFLLKGEHRGGTLFEC
- the obgE gene encoding GTPase ObgE yields the protein MFVDSVELTVSSGKGGAGAVSFRREKFIPKGGPDGGDGGKGGDVYFVVDKNTHTLSHFKGKKVLKAENGKPGEGRKKHGKNGRPLVLIVPPGTEVRDAETGELLLDLTEDGQKVKFLEGGKGGLGNWHFRSASNQKPTYAQPGLPGKTRKIRLELKLIADVGLVGFPNAGKSTLISVVSNARPEIANYEFTTLTPKLGVVSIDEYKSFVMADIPGIIGGASEGKGLGLRFLKHIERTKSLLFMIDLASYREPFKQYEILKKELKKFSERLSKREFAIALTKVDAFDEAEANEKIEKFIKDIGLEPGGENRYGLDERYRYFIQETEHLEKSKPYFVFPISSVSNINIRPLMFALYDLVKIGEKS